The Fluviispira sanaruensis sequence AGACCTCACGAAATATATTAAATACAAAATTAACTATATTCAAAAGTAAGAGATTTGTGAAGTGAGGAAAATTTTTACATCTGACGAAGATTGGCAGAGGTTAAAAATAGACTGGGTTTTTCTTGCATGAGTTCAGATAAAAACCAATTTTCAGCTAAATGTGTTCCAGTCGATGAGCCTAATTTTAATTTTCGCGAAAGGAGAGCGCCAATTTTTTCTGAAATAGAGCGATACGTTGTGTATTTACCACCATAAATTGTAATTAATCCTGGAAGAACTTCATCTAGAACTGTTTCTCTCGATAATCCAGATATATTTTTATCGAGTTGTCTTACATAAAAAGGAGAATTAAAAGGTTCATTATTCCAAGCAGAGTTTAAATTTTTAATTTTTGCTTTTACATGGAGAGGCATACAACGGACACCGCAAAAAATTTCGGAAATATTTTTTTCAGCTTCGTATAAATTGAGTGTCTCTTTAGCTGTGTGCATAAGATACGCTTTATCTTCTTCTGGATAACGAACATGCGATGGTTCTCCTACAAGAATAGACTCAGTTGTACCATATAGCCATTTACCAAACCAAGGAATAAAAAATACGATTCTTCCATCTGGTTCTTGAATAAGAGTTGCGGAATTTTTGGTAATATCCCCATTGGGGACTGCTTCGGGATTGAAAACAATGTGAGTGCCGAGATTCAAGAGACAAGTGATATTTGGGATAATATTCCAATTTAACAGATTTGCATTGCACCAAGCTCCAGAGGCATTCACAATTGTTCTTGTTGTTAAAGTTTTGGAAGAATCATTGCTTACAATTGTTACTTTATATCCGTCTTGGATTGGAATGACTTCTGTTACTTTAGCGTTTTCTTCATAACTCGCACCGAGCTTAACAGCAGCCTCAGCAACAATCCTTGTAATAACATCATCTAGCATTTGTGCATCGTAATATTGAAATGCACTAATCATTTCTTTTTCAACTTTTTCAGGATTTAAATAAGGCGCATAGCTGAGAATATCTTTTTTATTTATCGAACTAGCAGATGGAAGTCCGCCATCTCCAGCCAAAAGATCATAAAAAAAGAGCCCCATACGAATCATCCAGGGAGGTCTTTTGTCGCCTTTAAAATTAGGAAGGACAAAGGGAAGAGGTTTCACGATATCTCTAAGTAAACGTAATAAAATTGCTCTTTCTTTAAGTGCTTCATGCACAAGTCCCCATTGATTCAGGTGTTCGAGATATCTAAGCCCACCATGCACAAGCTTTGTGCTTTTGCTTGATGTCCCAGATGAGAGTAGACTTTTTTCAACTAGGTGGACACCTGGTACATTGCGAGTTGCAAGATCATGCAAGAGTCCTGTGCCGTGTATTCCTCCGCCGACGATAAGAACATTCAAATCCATAGCGCTTTATAATCCTTATAAAAGAGTTGCAGATTTTTCTCTCAAGTGATGAGCTGTTTGCGCAAGTATTTTTGCAGCTTCTCTTACCTCTTGCTCTGAGTTAGTCAAACCAAAACTCACTCGAAAACTCGCTAAAGTATTTTCAAGCTCTATTCCCATGGCCACTAGAACATGACTCGCAGTAGCTTGCAGAGTTTTACATGCACTTCCGACACTGGCGCAGACAGTTCTCGTTTCTTCTAAAAGTTTCATAGCATTGACGTTCTGAAAGGAGATTGTCAATATGCCAGCAATTTTTTGCTTTTTAACTCCATAAAATTTAACTTGTATGTGTTTATTTAATTCATCGCAAAAGGCATTTTCTAGAAATTCATAATATTTGATTCGTTCGCTAGCCTCTTGTTGTTGAAACAGACAAGCATAAGTAAAGCCCATGATTGCTGCAATATTTGGTGTGCTTGAGCGCAGATCGAACTCATGGCCTCCCCCAGTCAATTGCGCTTGTAATTTAATTTTGGGTCTTCTTTTTTTTAAAATAAGGGCTGCAGCCCCTTTTGGCCCATATATTTTTGCAGATGAAATTGTTAAGGAGTCGAAATCAATTCCTTCAGCGATTAAATGACTGCGGGCAAATCCTTGAGAGGCATCCACATGGAGAAGAGCTCCGCATTCTAAAGAAATTTTTCTAATTTTTTCAAGTTGCAATTGTCTAATACCTGTTTCGTTATTCACATCCATTACACAGACGCATAAAGTATTTTCATCAATGACTCGCTCTGCAATTTGAATATTTATTTGTCCGTATTCATCAACAGGCAATTCAGCAATCTGAATGTTTTCAGAAAGAGCACTTAAAGTATTTGCTGTTACGATAATACTAGAATGCTCAGTTGCACAATAAACAATTTTATTTCTCTTTCTATGAGGATTTTCAACAAGCCCTCTTAAAAATAGGTTGTTACTTTCTGTTGCGCTTCCAGTAAAAATAACTTCCTCAAAAGAAACAGAAAAAATTTTTGCTAAGGTTGTGCGGGCCCAACCCAAAGCATGTTCTGTTAATTCGCCCATGGGGTGCAATCTATTGGCAGAATTTGCAAAATAACCAAGCATCCAAGGTGTCATTTTTTCTAAAATTCTTTTGTCGAGCGGTGTGCTTGAGGCAAAATCAAGATAAATTGTATTTTGAGGAAGTTTTATTCCACCAAAAGAAATTGGTTCGATTTTTTGTGGACTTGAATTCATCCATTCTGAGGGGAGAACAAAGTTTTCTATAAATTTATTCATATTCCATCCATATTGATCCAATACTACAGGTTTGAATCTAATTCGTGTAATATTAATTTGCAATCAAAGTTGTTTGCTTTTTTTTTGTCAAAGGAGTAGGTGATTTTGAAGATTAGAACCTCTTGTTGTTGAGTAGGATTTCTTATATGACATACATAGAAAAAATGCGTTATTTCAGAGGAAAGTTTTTTGTGCATAAGTCTGCATTTTTTCATAAGCGCGATTTTTTTATCTGCCTGTTGAGTCTAATAATAGGAATTTTTATTGGTTTTCTTGCTGAAGCATTAAAACTTGTGATTAATCTTGTGACAAATATATTTTATTTTGGAAAATTTTCTATAACAGAAGCATTACCTGCTCAACATCAGTTAGGTTATTGGGCTTTTTTTATGCCAGTTATAGGTGGTATTATTATTGGTTTGATTGCGAGATTTATCAACCCAGCAGTGTATGGTCACGGTATTCCAGAAACAATGGAAAAAGTATTATTGAATGACAGCATTATTTCCAAAAGATTACTTATTTTAAAACCAACTGCGGCTGCTATATCTGTTGGTTCTGGTGGTCCTTTTGGAGATGAAGGTCCTATTATTGCAACAGGTGGAATTCTAGGCTCTACCATCGGTCAATTTATTAAAACATCATCTTATGAACGAAAAATATTATTGAGTGCGGGGGTTGCGGGCGCTGTATCGTCAGCTTTTGGCAGTCCATTGGGTGGAATATTCTTGGCTTTAGAATTAATGTTATATGAATTTAAATCAAGATCACTAATTCCGGTAGCTCTTTCTGTCATAGCAGCAGAATTTATAAGAATGAAATTCGTTGGAGATGAACTTATTTTTCCAATGTCTGTTGTTTCATTACCATCTGCATCGAGCGAAATATTTTGTTTTTTTATTATTGGAATCATTTCGGGTATTGTCGCAGTTGGAATCACTCATTGCGTGCATTATTTAGAAAATGGTTATGCGAAACTCCCTATGCACTGGATGTGGTGGCCAGCGATCGGTGGCATAGGAGTGGGTGCTATAGGTTTATTAGAACCCAAAATACTAGGAGCAGGTTATTCAACCATCACGCAAATATTAAATGGACATATTGTTGCTGATTCTATTATCTATTTATTTATTTTAAAATTTTTAGCATGGCTAATTGCAGTGAGTAGTAGAACAACAGCTGGTACTTTAGCACCATTATTTATGATGGGAAGCGCATTAGGTGTTACTTTATTTGGATTTATTATTTATTTTTTTCCTTTAATTAATCTTGACATTAAAACAGCTGCATTGGTAGGTATGGCAGCGCTTTTTTGCGGAGTGACACGGGCTTTTTTAGCATCTGTGTTTATAACTTTGGAATCAACTCATCAGTTTTGGGCTGCCGTACCCATACTTACAGGCTGTGTTGCGGCGTATATTGTTTCATTATTTTTAATGCAGCATTCTATTCTGACAAAAGAGCTTGAGAAAAAAGGTGTTTCATTTCTACTTGAGGAGAATGCAAAAAAGACTGAGAATGATTTACAGCAAAAACCAAATGATGTTTATTGATAATTCTATTGTTCTATTGACCGTGCATTTTAGTGGTTAAAGGATTTTTATGTTGCTGGCTATTCTTGATTACAGTGGATCTTTTGCTTTTTGTGTCAGTGGTGCATCGATTGCAGCTTCTCGCAGAATGGATCTCTTTGGCATTTTTGTCATGACCGTGATTGCAGGATTTGGTGGAGGTTGTCTGCGGGATGTCCTTATTGGCAAAACCCCTCCTACCGTGTTTAACACACCAGCTTATTGGATTATTGCGTTGAGTGCTACTTTTTTAGTCTACTTCTTCAATATTCAAAACAAGTATGTAGAGAAGATTATTGTTTTGTTCGATGCTATTGGTCTTGCTTTTTTTACAGTAGTTGGAGTTAAAGTTGGCATTCAAACAGGACTTTCTAATTATCAATGTGTCCTAATGGGTGTGATAACAGCGTGTTTTGGCGGTATCACTCGGGATGTCATTATCAATCGAGTTCCCTATGTTTTTCAAAATGAAATTTATGGAGGTTTTGCCCTCTTAGGGGGGATATTGTACTTTGCTCTGCGCAATTATATGAGTGAAGGAATTCCAGATCTCATTGTTATTCCTCTTATATTTTCGATGCGTATGATCTCTGTGTGGAAAAATTGGCATTTGCCAAGAGCGGGAGAAGTTTCTATTCGCAAGCGTAAGTTTCCAATGACAAGGAAGCCAACTTCAAGGCCAAATAGTTAAAAAGTCTGTACTTTATCCATAATCTTTTAGAATGGGTCTAAAATTTCCTTGCATGCACCCTGTAGTTCTTATACGCTCAGGCTGTGAAGGGGATAATAAAATGATATTGAGTAAAGGCTTAAAAGCATCAAGTCCGTTGACGACCGCGCAAATTGAGAAGCGGTTAAATGATGTGGGCGTTTCAGCAACTGCCCAGAGGATTGCAATTTGTAAATATATTTTATGTGAAGCAGATCACCCGACTGCTGAAGACATTAAAAATTGGACTGACCTCAATTTCCCTAAGCTCAGCCGCGCTACGGTTTATAACACTCTTGAAATATTAGTCCAAGCTGGCCTGTTAAAGGAGTTAAAATTACCGCATACTGGAAAAATAGTTTATGATACCAATGTTGAAGAACATTTTCATTTTCTAGATAGTGCAACAGGAAAACTTTTCGATGTTTCTCCTGAAGAATGTCAAGTGACTTTGGCAATGCCCAAAGATATTTCTGTTCAGGGGGTAGAAGTATTTTTACGTGGGAAAATTTCTATAAAATAAACAATCCTTATTTAATCGATGCACATTTTCATTTAAATTATCTTAAAGATATTCCAAGATCTATTGAACAAGCTCTAAAGTCTTCTGTTAAATCAGGAGTTGTGGCTGGCGTTTGGAATAATGACACACTTGAACATCTTGCCTTAAAAGACAATAAGTCACTCGAAAACATAAAATTCTTAAAAAAAGATTTACAGCAATTAAACTCTATAAAAGATGATGAATTCATCTGTTTTTTAGCGCATGGTTTACATCCTATGTCTGTCCATGAAAAATGGCTCAATGCGGACGGTAGCTGTCATAATGAGAGCATTCAAAGTGATATTCAACAATTCAAAGATATATTATATAAAAATTTAAATTATATTTGGGCTATTGGTGAAACGGGTTTCGACCTTTCCAAAGATATTTTGCAAAGCGAAAAGTGCAAGAATTTAAGTAAACAAGATATTATTTTTTTACAAAATATTGCATTTGAAGTTTGTGTGCAGGCAGCTATTCAATATAATTTGCCGCTGATTTTGCACTTAAGAGGAAGCTGGAGTCTTTGTATAAACAAAATTAAGTGGGCAAAAAATAAAGGCGTAAAAAAAATCATGGTCCATTGTTTTAGTGGACCAGCTGAAGATATGAAAACTTTAGCGCGATTATCAATTTATTGTTCATTTGGTGGGGTTCCCACCTGGGAAAAAGCTGTAAAAAATCGCAATGCATTTTTACAGTGTGATCCCAATTTCCTCATGCTCGAAACCGATTCTCCAGATTTGCCTCCAGAATTGCCAGACCAAGCTAAATTAGAAAATAATGAACCAAAATATTTAAAAAATATTGCAGAAATTTTGGCTAAATATGCAAATACAGATTTAGATTATTTTATAAAAAATTCTAATAAAAATATTTTAAATTTTTTAGGTGTTTTTGGCAGATAGTTCTTCCCATTTTAAGTAACACAAATCAAGATCAGTTTGTTTTGTTTGAATTTCTGCAGAAATTAAAGCTGTTTCGTTATAAGGTAAATTATTCGCATAAGCATTTTCTAATTGCTTTTCTAATTGCCCAAGGAATGTTTCAAGTTTTTCAATCTTTCTTTCAACTTCATCAAGCTCTCTTTGTTCCTTAAAACTGAGTTTTGCTTTTTTTGTTTGAGAATTTGTATTTTTATTTTCAGGCTCAAGAGGTGCTTTCTCTGTTTGCTTTTTAATAGAATCTGTTTCTTTGTATTTTTCCATAGACTCAAGAGCTTGATCCAGATCGGGTAACATAAGCCAATCACCGGTGCGGATTCCATTTTTATTTTTCTCACCTAAAAAGGTAAATAACCCTGTGGCAACCCTTTGGACAAAATAACGATCATGACTCGTAAATAAAACACCACCTTGGAAATCGCACAGATTTTTTTCAAGCACTTGCAGGGTCGATATATCAAGATCATTGGTCGGTTCGTCAAGGATCAATAAATTGCCTTGCTCAAGCATAAGTTTGGCAAGTAAAAGACGGGCTTGTTCACCACCAGAAAGTTCACCGACTTTTCGATTGGCGTCGAATTTAAAAAATAAAAAACGATCTAAATAGCTCATAATATGCATATATTTACCAGCAAAATGCACATATTCACCTTCCGGTGCAATGGTTGAACGGACTGTTTCATTCGGGTCGAGTTTTTGTCTTTGTTGATCGAAGTGAGAGATTTTAACAAGCTCATGATAAGTGATTTCACCAAGATCTGGTTTTATTTGGTTCACCACTAAATTCATTAAGGTCGATTTACCGCAGCCATTTGGTCCCAACAAAGCAATGCGCATTTTAGGTTTAATCACAAATTCAAGATTTTGAAAAACAAAGTGATTGTTGTCGGTCGCAGCAGGATGTTTTATGGAAACATTTTTAAAGCGGACAAGTTCTTGTTCCCCTAAGTTTCTTACAACTGGAATAATATTATCTTCATTGTTCCTTTGTTCATCTGTCATAAGGGCATCGAAATTCATTTCAGCACTTTTTGGTAAATTGGCTTTTTGATTCTTTGCATTTAAGCTTTTATCCAGAGCAAGCGCTCTATCTATACGCGATTTCTGCTTCGTTGTTCTGGCTTTTGCGCCTGTACGCAGCCATGCCAATTCCCGTCGCATGAGGTTAGCCATTTTCGAGCGGGTTTTTTGCTCAACAATTTCATTTTCAAGTTTGAGTTGGCTGTAGGTTTCAAAATTGCCATCATATTGTTTAGATTCCCCAGCCTCAATTTCTAGAACTCTATTTACTAAGGTATCGAGAAGAGCACGGTCATGGGAAATAATCACAAAAGCTACGGGTTCGGTAGATTCATTTTTAGGCTTAAATCCAAAAAGTCCAACTCCTTGTTCAACAACTTCAAGTAAAAACTCTTCTAACCAATCGACTGTTTGCACATCCAAGTGGTTCGTTGGTTCGTCTAGGAGTATAAGTTGCGGGTTTTTTAAGAGTGCTGAAACGATTTGTACGCATTTCTGCTGACCACCGGATAAGTTTTTGAACTGTCGATCGCGCAAAGAGAGAAGTTTGCCAGCTTTGAGTGCACTTAATATAACGTTGTCTGTGCCTACACCTGAAATATTTATAAGTTTATCATTTAAATCACTGAGCTTTTCGCCCCATTGTGTATCGTTGGTTATTTCAGGGTTTTCTTCAGCTAAGAGAGAATGCTTGTCAATTTCATCTTCAATTTTTTTAATTTGGAGGTCAAGATCGTATTCTTCTGGAAGGGAATCTCTAAGAATTTCTTCAACAGTTTTTTCAATGTCAAAAGAATATTTCTGATTGACAATCGCTAAGCGAATACCATTGCGTATAGATATGGAACCTGTATCTGCATCTTGAGTGCCTGTTATAAGTCGGAATAATGTTGATTTTCCTGCCCCATTGGGCCCCACTATACCCCATCTTTCTCCGGGATGAACCGTAAAAGAAAGATTGTTGAATAATTGGGTAGATCCATAACTCGTTGATAGATTGTAACAGCTTAAATAGGGTGCAGATGACATGAATAAACTCCAAATGTAGAAACATACGCTTTAAGCAAAGCATAATTTTGCTAAAACAGAAAGAGTTTATTTTTTGTGTTAATTACCCATGCCAATCCACAATGAATTATTTTCTGTTAATTTTATTGAGTCACTGGTAATATTTAATGCTTCTTGCATAAGCAGGTCGTTTTGAAAAACGATTTCATCACCACTGTCACCTTCTTTTTCTTTCATATCTCTTGGATTTTCTTTTTCTTCTAAAGATTTTACATATTCTTTTGAAAGAAGCATGGGTTGTTTTTTTTCTATATTGTATCTTTCGATTTTAGCAATGATTTCTCGATATTTTATATTTTTTATAATACGTTCTTGACTCAATAATTTTAGTTTTCCAATCAATCCAGATAAATTGAGTAAAGGTCTAAAATTTTTGGCCGGTGGAATGCTGTCAAGAGGCAATGCAAAATCTAATTGTTCTTCTCCAATTTCAAATGCATCAAGTATATCAGGTATAATTATATCTGATTGTACTCCAACTAGTTGATTACTTTTCCCACTTGGGCGGTAAAATTTACTTTGCGTTACTTTAAGAGCGCCATCACTTCTTCGTCCATGGCTGCCAGGAAACTCTTGCACAACTTGCACGCTCGCTTTACCATAGGTACTTTTATTTCCAATAACAATGCCTCGAGAGAAGTCTTGAATAGCTCCTGCAAATATTTCTGATGCGGAGGCACTGTATTTATTTATAAGGACAATCAGTGGGCCTTTATATAGCCAACTTGATTCGCTGATCTGTTGTTTCTTTATGACTTGATTGCGATCTAAAGTTTGAACAGCTGTTCCTGAAGGAACAAATAATCCAGTCATACGAATACTTTCTGGAAAATCTCCACCTCCATTGTTACGTAAGTCAATCAAAATACCGTCAACTCCTTTTGCAAGAAGTTTTTTTAATCCTTGTTCAACATCGTAACTCACTCCATGGCATTGAGAAAATATTTTAACTTTGCATTTGAGATCAGTATAAAATGTAGATATTTTTATTACGCCAATTTTTTTATTTCCATTTTCAACAACTTTCGTTTTTACTTCATCATCTTTTAAATCAATTTCATCACGCACAAGTATAATATTTAATCTTTCATTTCCCTTCAGTGTTTTTCTTAAAACAACCAGCCGGACGCTTGTTCCTTTATTGCCTCGAACTAAATTAACGGTTTGTTCAACATCTAAATCACTTAAATCTTTAAGACCTGTCCCATTCCCAGGATCAATTGCTATGATTCTATCTTTAGCTTTGAGCCTTCCATCTTTTTGTGCGACCCCTCCTTGTACGAGAGACTTCACAACAATATATCCATCTTTTTCTTGTAACTGTGCGCCAATTCCTTCGAGTTTATTGCTGATATGAATGACGAAAGAGTCGTGATCTGCTGGTAGCAAATGTGCAGAATGCGGATCCATTGCGAGAGCTATGCTATTTAACAAAAGAGAATATATTTTATCATCATCAAAATCTTTATATTTCTTTTCTAATTTTAGATAACTTTTCAAAAGCCTTTCCCGAATTTTAGCACTATCTTCTTCAAGATTTTCTGACGAAATATATTGGATTTTAACTCTTTTTTTCATTCTTTCATCAGCTTCGGTAAAATTCGAGCTCCAATCTATTTTTCCACTCGGGATATAATCAGGTTTAGAGAAGTCGATCGGTTTTGCTAGAAAAAACTTTGTTTTTTCTATGCGTTCTCCTACTCTTTTTAAAAAAAGACTGAATATTTCGAAAAGAAAATCACAATTATTATTTTCAATTTTTTTATTTAAAGAGTTTTCAAGATAAGAAAAGGATTTAATATCTGATTTAATAAAATAGACTTTTGATGGATCCATTAAATCAAAAATTTTTTTAAATGTTTTCTTTGACAAATCTTCATTAAACTCTGTATAAAAGAAATGGAGATCGAGCATTGCATTCACTCGTAATTTGACTTCTCTACATGAAAGTACAGAAGCAATTATTCTTGCATTTTTCGAATTGTCTCCGTAAGCTATTTTTGGAGCTATTGACTCCCAAGCAAGGCAACAAAGTAAAAATGCGAGGAACATATTTGCAACTATACGCATATTTAGTTTCCTGTGTTTAAGAGACAAGTTGTATTGTTTATTGTCAATTTTTGTTAATCATTAGTCAATTTGTTTGTTTGTGAGATTTTATGACGACAGCCCGCAGTCCAAGAGATTCTTTGCCAAAGAGAGCTCATTTACATCAAGTGTTTGAGTCCTATCTCAATCAACTCGGCTTGCGCCAGACAAGGCAGCGGAGAATTATTCTCGACGCAGTTCTTGCTTCAGGTCGCCATGTCGATGCCGAAACCATCGCAAATGAAGTGAAAAAGACGGATAGTTCAATCGGACTAGCTACTGTATATCGTACTCTTAAAATGATGACCGATTCACAAATATTGGTAGAACGGCATTTTGGAGGCGATAGAGCTAGTTTTGAGTTTGCCGATCAAGGAGATGAGCACCACGACCATCTTATCTGCAAACAATGTGGTGAAATTGTCGAATTCTATGATGCAGATCTTGAAAAGCGACAAGAAGAGGTTGCAAAAAATTTAGGCTATAAATTAATCCATCATAAAATGGAGCTTTTTGCGGAATGTTTAGGCTTAGACAAGTGTGAACGTAAAAATTCAAAATAGTCAATTGATCTTTATCCATCCTAGTTCTATTTTCTCCGAGACCTTTTAAAGGGGAAATTAAAATGATTGCGTTTTAATTTCCCAAACTTTTTTTAGAGAAAGAAATCGGATATGAAGATAAAGTCAAAGGCGAAACTCATTTGGACAGTGACAAACAACGGTTGTGAAAAATTAGGAATTGATCACATTGCTTCCACAATTGTAAAAAATAAATTAAATGCTGTCAGGATGACATATTCAAGCCTTGCATATCCAAATATATTAAAATTACGTGAGAAAATCACAAAATTACTTGCGAATGAAGACAAACAACCAGCTGATGGAAAAGTTCCTTTCTTATTAAGTTTTGTCGGTAGACGAGCTCTTTTATCTGTTCCAAACGGAGAAATCACTCTTGAGAATGGCGTTGAAGTTGAAATTGCCTTTCAGGTCGATTTTTCAGCATGTGCGTCTATGTCTACAGATAGCAATGCAGAGTCTAAACAATTTGAAGTGCGTGTTTCTTCAGAAGATCAGCTTTCAACTTTAAAAATTGGCTCTATTATTAATATTTCCTATGGCTCGGTTGAATTACAAATTGTAGAAATCAAAAAGAAATCAGCAACTGAATTGACTGCACGCTGTATTGTTGAAAATGGTGGAACACTCATTTCTGGAGTTGATGTTCACTCACAAGATATGTCTCGCGATCTCTTCCCATTATTATCAGATGATGAAAAAACTTTAAGAGCAGGTTTTTCGTATTTAGCAGATTTTGTAATTGTTGATGGTATTAAGTCAGAACAAGAATTATTTGCAATTAAAGCTGGTATTTTAGGAGAAAATGCTCCTTTCTCTGAAAGGCACCCAAGTATTCCAATCAATAAAGATGTGCTTGAAACCGAAGCATTGTTGCCACCACGTTTTTTACTCAAAGTAGATTCCAAGCGTTCGTATGAACTCTTACCTATTTTGCTCAAACATGTTGATGGTGTCTTTTTAAGTCGTTCTGAACTTGGGATTGATGAGCATCCACATAATTTGCCAATATTACAAAAAGATTTGGTAGATCGTTGCAATCGAATGTCTAAAACAATTATTATTGCTTCTGAACTTATGCACTCTATGCGCTTAAACGCGAACCCAACCCGTGCTGAAGTGTCTGACATGGCCAACGCCGCAGCAGATGGCTCCGATGCACTCGTTCTTTCCCATGAGGTGACGGAAGGTCCAAATGCCGATCTCGTAGCGGAAGTATCCTTAGAAACTCTAGTGAACTCAGAAGCATGGGTTGAAAAAAAGTGGCACCCATTCGAAATGGACAAAATACCAAGTGACGATGATGCAGTGACATATGGGGCTATCCGTATCGCCCAACAGGCAAATGTTCGTGCCATTGTTTGTTTCACCGAAGGTGGATACACAGCGATGAAGCTTTCTTCTATGCGCACTCCCACAGAAATCATAGCAATCACGTGCAACAAAAAAATCATGCGCCAATTGAATTTGTTGCGTTCTGTCACTGGAATGGTGCTTGAGTCACGCTCACAGGTTGAACGTATTTTAAATGAAACAAAAGATATCTTAGTCAACGCTTTTGGTTTTAAAAAAGGCGATAAATTTGTTTTTGTTTCCTTAACTGCTTCCAGTGTGTCCGAAAGAAATTCTAATTTATTTACTTTGCAAGAAATTGATTAATAAATGTCGTTGACATTCTTTTTTATTGTAAATCCCAATGCAAATTCAGGTAAAACTAAATTAAATTGGGAAAAAAAAGTTCTCCCACTCATTCGCCTTATTTTTCAGAATGTTTCTTGGGTCTTTACTGAAAAAAAAGGTGATGCTTCTTTTTATGCCTATTTTGCAAAAAACTGCGGATATAAAACCGTTGTCGCTGTGGGTGGCGATGGCACTGTCAATGAAGTCGTCAATGGTTTATTGGATAATCCTCTCGTTTATTTAGAAGATTATAAACAAAAAATTAAGGGTGAATTAATTGAAAATTATAAATCAGAAATTAATACCCCAAGTTTAGCTTGCTTACCAATGGGAACGGGTAGTGATTTTACCCGCACTCTCGGGATTCCTTATCATATAGAGAGCGCATTAAAAATAATCAAACAGAATAAACTTGTTGCCAGTGATATTGGATTGATTGAAAGCAATGCTACGCAAGGTGAAAAGTTGTTTCGTTATTTTATCAATATTGGCAGTGTTGGGGCCAGTGCTGAAGTTGTCCAAAGAGTCAATCAATCACCCAAAAAATTCGGTAAAAATGGATCTTATATTTATGCTGCAATAAAGACTCTTCTTAAAGATAATCATTTCTATACACAAATTGCATATGATAATGAGCCTCCATTTCAACTCGATCTTCGGGTTATTTTTATTTGCAATGGTCGATATTGTGGTGGAGGAATGGAAGTTTCACCAAAATCAAAACTAAACAGTGGTTCTTTTCAAATTATCCAAATAAGAAATT is a genomic window containing:
- a CDS encoding pyruvate kinase; protein product: MKIKSKAKLIWTVTNNGCEKLGIDHIASTIVKNKLNAVRMTYSSLAYPNILKLREKITKLLANEDKQPADGKVPFLLSFVGRRALLSVPNGEITLENGVEVEIAFQVDFSACASMSTDSNAESKQFEVRVSSEDQLSTLKIGSIINISYGSVELQIVEIKKKSATELTARCIVENGGTLISGVDVHSQDMSRDLFPLLSDDEKTLRAGFSYLADFVIVDGIKSEQELFAIKAGILGENAPFSERHPSIPINKDVLETEALLPPRFLLKVDSKRSYELLPILLKHVDGVFLSRSELGIDEHPHNLPILQKDLVDRCNRMSKTIIIASELMHSMRLNANPTRAEVSDMANAAADGSDALVLSHEVTEGPNADLVAEVSLETLVNSEAWVEKKWHPFEMDKIPSDDDAVTYGAIRIAQQANVRAIVCFTEGGYTAMKLSSMRTPTEIIAITCNKKIMRQLNLLRSVTGMVLESRSQVERILNETKDILVNAFGFKKGDKFVFVSLTASSVSERNSNLFTLQEID
- a CDS encoding Fur family transcriptional regulator, producing the protein MTTARSPRDSLPKRAHLHQVFESYLNQLGLRQTRQRRIILDAVLASGRHVDAETIANEVKKTDSSIGLATVYRTLKMMTDSQILVERHFGGDRASFEFADQGDEHHDHLICKQCGEIVEFYDADLEKRQEEVAKNLGYKLIHHKMELFAECLGLDKCERKNSK
- a CDS encoding ABC-F family ATP-binding cassette domain-containing protein; amino-acid sequence: MSSAPYLSCYNLSTSYGSTQLFNNLSFTVHPGERWGIVGPNGAGKSTLFRLITGTQDADTGSISIRNGIRLAIVNQKYSFDIEKTVEEILRDSLPEEYDLDLQIKKIEDEIDKHSLLAEENPEITNDTQWGEKLSDLNDKLINISGVGTDNVILSALKAGKLLSLRDRQFKNLSGGQQKCVQIVSALLKNPQLILLDEPTNHLDVQTVDWLEEFLLEVVEQGVGLFGFKPKNESTEPVAFVIISHDRALLDTLVNRVLEIEAGESKQYDGNFETYSQLKLENEIVEQKTRSKMANLMRRELAWLRTGAKARTTKQKSRIDRALALDKSLNAKNQKANLPKSAEMNFDALMTDEQRNNEDNIIPVVRNLGEQELVRFKNVSIKHPAATDNNHFVFQNLEFVIKPKMRIALLGPNGCGKSTLMNLVVNQIKPDLGEITYHELVKISHFDQQRQKLDPNETVRSTIAPEGEYVHFAGKYMHIMSYLDRFLFFKFDANRKVGELSGGEQARLLLAKLMLEQGNLLILDEPTNDLDISTLQVLEKNLCDFQGGVLFTSHDRYFVQRVATGLFTFLGEKNKNGIRTGDWLMLPDLDQALESMEKYKETDSIKKQTEKAPLEPENKNTNSQTKKAKLSFKEQRELDEVERKIEKLETFLGQLEKQLENAYANNLPYNETALISAEIQTKQTDLDLCYLKWEELSAKNT
- a CDS encoding carboxy terminal-processing peptidase, with the protein product MRIVANMFLAFLLCCLAWESIAPKIAYGDNSKNARIIASVLSCREVKLRVNAMLDLHFFYTEFNEDLSKKTFKKIFDLMDPSKVYFIKSDIKSFSYLENSLNKKIENNNCDFLFEIFSLFLKRVGERIEKTKFFLAKPIDFSKPDYIPSGKIDWSSNFTEADERMKKRVKIQYISSENLEEDSAKIRERLLKSYLKLEKKYKDFDDDKIYSLLLNSIALAMDPHSAHLLPADHDSFVIHISNKLEGIGAQLQEKDGYIVVKSLVQGGVAQKDGRLKAKDRIIAIDPGNGTGLKDLSDLDVEQTVNLVRGNKGTSVRLVVLRKTLKGNERLNIILVRDEIDLKDDEVKTKVVENGNKKIGVIKISTFYTDLKCKVKIFSQCHGVSYDVEQGLKKLLAKGVDGILIDLRNNGGGDFPESIRMTGLFVPSGTAVQTLDRNQVIKKQQISESSWLYKGPLIVLINKYSASASEIFAGAIQDFSRGIVIGNKSTYGKASVQVVQEFPGSHGRRSDGALKVTQSKFYRPSGKSNQLVGVQSDIIIPDILDAFEIGEEQLDFALPLDSIPPAKNFRPLLNLSGLIGKLKLLSQERIIKNIKYREIIAKIERYNIEKKQPMLLSKEYVKSLEEKENPRDMKEKEGDSGDEIVFQNDLLMQEALNITSDSIKLTENNSLWIGMGN